Proteins encoded by one window of Papio anubis isolate 15944 chromosome 7, Panubis1.0, whole genome shotgun sequence:
- the EXD2 gene encoding exonuclease 3'-5' domain-containing protein 2 isoform X3: MASPSGLCVLIRLPKLICGGKTLPRTLLNILADGTILKVGVGCSEDASKLLQDYGLVVRGCLDLRYLAMRQRNNLLCNGLSLKSLAETVLNFPLDKSLLLRCSNWDAETLTEDQVIYAARDAQISVALFLHLLGYPFSRNSPGEKNDHSSWRKVLEKCQGVVDIPFRSKGMSRLGEEVNGEATESQQKPKHKKSKMDGMVPGNHQGRDPRKHKRKPLGVGYSARKSPLYDNCFLHAPDGQPLCTCDRRKAQWYLDKGIGELVSEEPFVVKLRFEPAGRPESPGDYYLMVKENLCVVCGKRDSYIRKNVIPHEYRKHFPIEMKDHNSHDVLLLCTSCHAISNYYDNHLKQQLAKEFQAPIGSEEGLRLLEDPERRQVRSGARALLNAESLPAHRKEELLQALREFYNTDTVTEEMLQEAASLETRISNENYVPHGLKVVQYHSQGGLRSLMQLESRWRQHFLDSMQPKHLPQQWSVDHNHQKLLRKFGEDLPIQLS; this comes from the exons ATGGCCTCCCCAAGTGGCCTCTGTGTCTTGATTCGCCTGCCTAAGCTAATCTGTGGAGGAAAAACACTACCGAGAACATTACTGAATATTTTGGCAGATGGCACCATTTTGAAAGTTGGAGTGGGATGCTCAGAAGATGCCAGCAAGCTTCTGCAGGATTATGGCCTTGTTGTTAGGGGGTGCCTGGACCTCCGATACCTAGCCATGCGGCAGAG aaacaaTTTGCTCTGTAATGGGCTTAGCCTGAAATCCCTCGCTGAGACTGTTTTGAACTTTCCCCTTGACAAGTCCCTTCTACTTCGTTGCAGCAACTGGGATGCTGAGACTCTTACAGAGGACCAG GTAATTTATGCTGCCAGGGATGCCCAGATTTCAGTGgctctctttcttcatcttcttggATACCCTTTCTCTAGGAATTCACCTGGAGAAAAAAACGACCACAGTAGCTGGAGAAAAGTCTTGGAAAAATGCCAGGGTGTGGTCGACATCCCATTTCGAAGCAAAGGAATGAGCAGATTGGGAGAAGAGGTTAATGGGGAAGCAACAGAATCTCAGCAGAAGCCAAAACATAAGAAGTCTAAGATGGATGGGATGGTGCCAGGCAACCACCAAGGGAGAGACcccagaaaacataaaagaaagccCCTAGGGGTGGGCTATTCTGCCAG AAAATCACCTCTTTATGATAACTGCTTTCTCCATGCTCCTGATGGACAGCCCCTCTGCACTTGTGATAGAAGAAAAGCTCAGTGGTACCTGGACAAAGGCATTGGTG AGCTGGTGAGTGAAGAGCCCTTTGTGGTAAAGCTACGGTTTGAACCTGCAGGAAGGCCCGAATCTCCTGGAGACTATTACTTGATGGTTAAAGAGAACCTATGTGTAGTGTGTGGCAAGAGAGACTCCTACATTCG GAAGAACGTGATTCCACATGAGTACCGGAAGCACTTCCCCATCGAGATGAAGGACCACAACTCCCACGATGTGCTGCTACTCTGCACCTCCTGCCATGCCATTTCCAACTACTATGACAACCATCTGAAGCAGCAGCTGGCCAAGGAATTCCAGGCCCCCATTGGCTCTGAGGAGGGCTTGCGCCTGCTGGAAGATCCTGAGCGTCGGCAGGTGCGTTCTGGGGCCAGGGCCCTACTCAACGCGGAGAGCCTGCCTGCTCATCGAAAGGAGGAGCTGCTGCAAGCACTCAGAGAGTTTTATAACACAGACACGGTCACAGAGGAGATGCTTCAAGAGGCTGCCAGCCTGGAGACCAG AATCTCCAATGAAAACTATGTTCCTCATGGGCTGAAGGTGGTGCAGTATCACAGCCAGGGTGGGCTGCGCTCCCTCATGCAGCTGGAGAGCCGCTGGCGTCAGCACTTCCTGGACTCCATGCAACCCAAGCACCTGCCCCAGCAGTGGTCAGTGGACCACAACCATCAGAAGCTGCTCCGGAAATTCGGGGAAGATCTTCCCATCCAGCTGTCGTGA